AGTATCCTGATGATGCCTTGAAATAGCTGGCATCACACTTGAAGTCTTTCTACTGTATCTTCTGTGGTGCCTTCTGCCAAAGGCACAGCTCCACCTGGAATATCTGGAGGGTTGAACCTGTGTGCCAGCACTCTTAGAGGGATGAAGAGTTAGGTTTATCATCTCCTTTTCTTCAAACTTGTTTTCCTTGTTTGACAGCCTAGCACCTATGCTCCTGCAGACGCTGGTGTGGCTGGCGGTGAGGCACGCCAGCGGCAGGATGTACTGCATGAACAGCAAGACTATCGTGAAGGCGATCCTGTAGGAATCAGAGGGCCAGGACTCGATGCACAGCAGCCTGTTCTCCAGTCCCTCCAAATTCAGAGTTTTGCTGAGGTCCACGGTTTTATGGAAAACTGGCAGAGGGGAGCAAATTGTGAAGCCAAAGGCCCAAACGATCACTATTAAGAAATAGCCTTGCTTTGCTGTGAGATTGCTGGAGAGGGGATACTTTATCATACGGTACCTGACTGCAGCAATAGATATTAACATCAAAGTTGAAACTAGGACTGAGGCACACTGGAGGAAGGGCATTACATGGCACATGACAGTGCCAAACATCCATTGGTCAAGCAGGACGGATGTCAGCGTGAAAGGTGAACAAAACAGCACAACCAAGATGTCAGAAAAGGCCAAGTTTCCAATGAGAATGTTTATTACTGTCTTCTGCTTGCACTTTAGTAGGGCCATTAGTATAAGTAGATTTCCCACAAAGCCAGCCAGACTTATAAGTGTGTACAGCCCAATGAGAAAGTACTGCATGTCATCAACACTACTCTTATAGTCTTCCCAGGCAGAAAAATTCTTTGTTGCAGCAGAGGTGTTCTTGGTATGTGTGCTGTTGGTACGGTCTTTGAATTCTAAATCCATTTTACAGTCCTGCTTAGAACGAGAAAGTCATTAATTAGCATCTGAAGAAATTATGATATTGCTGTTAATCAGAatgtaaaaatacataaatttacCTTTTACCTCAATGCAAATAAATTACTATTGATGTTACTCTACTGTGAGGCAGATAACTTCAGGTCAATATGAAGTAGCTAAGTAGATTTTATCATTTGGTGTTCAGCCCTCCTAGGACTCCTACCTAGATGCTCACATGGGAGAATGGCAATTTACAGGTCTCCATTATGATGCTGCCTTTTAACTGTATTCTGCTGCAGAACATATTGTCAGGCTTTCCATGAGGGAACAGTTAGCTACAAAAGCAATACACCTCGAGTTGGTGAGATTACTCATGTGAATAACAGCCCATTGAAATGAGTAAGGAAATGACAGTTACCATCTGGGCAGATGGCTAATCATTATATCATTGCAAATTATAAAGAAGGCACCTGAAAATTTGTATGCTAACAACTGCAGTAATGTTTCTTACCTTGCCAGTAGACAACTACCAAAAAACAGGTGAGAGCTTTCAAAAAGGATCAGGAAATCCATTGTCAGTAATCCAAGATGGAATTCCTGATGTATGTATAGAAAACATCTTCCACTGAGTGCTGAATACAGTTTAACTGTGCtcaagcagaaaggaaaactaaaaaacaGCTAAAGTAATTGGATGTAATATAGAGAGGACAGCGTTAACTGGAGACAAACTCCACACAGCCATTTGAAAATTCAGTGAACTGCTACTTATTCAGCACAGAATCATCTAGTGTTAAACCTAGCTCAGCACAAAGTTATTCTGCCTACTGAATCTTCATATATTAGTCTTCATTTTAGAACAAACAGAAAGACATGAGACTTCAGTTCAAACCTCCATTTATCTTAAACACTTGCATGTACTAGAATTTCAAAGTCAAAATTCCCCAGAGTGCCAACGTCCTGTACAAAACTGCTTAGTGTTTAGAAATCTTGcataagagaaaacaaaagagatCTACAAACCCAAAGCATATGTCAACACAGCAGAAGGCTATATCTGTCACCTAAAAAGGCAGGGCTCTTTGAGACTAGCAATCCTCAGTGAGCTCTACCATGCTGACATTTTCAAAGTGCAATAATATTATTTGGCTCCCTCCACACATGCAGATGTGCTCCTTCCTTCACATCATGTGTCTTCCTATGATTTGAGCCAAAGGGAAGCTCAAACCATAAAACAACCTGAGAATGTTCACTCACTGTATTGTGATGTGAAGATCCTCCAAGGAAGAgtagaaatatatatatgaaaagaTCTTGCAGGTAAAATGTTGGAAAGAGGTGAAAAAAAGTCAGCCTTCCCAATTTGCCTCAAATTAAAGTGCTTTTTAACAGCTAAAACTGAATTATGAAGTGAATACATGAAATTAGATAACAGAAATATTACAATTGTGTGTATATGACAAGAGAGGCATTAATGCATATTGTTTCTGTTCAGTTTCTTCTAGTCTTTAATGAAATGGTGGAAAACCATATAACAGACAAGTAATGATATCTGAGTCTACatagttttttatttaatttttctgagcTAATTTCTGAGTTGCTAGTAACCAACTGAAATTGGTATGTACACCACAGTGACTTTCCAAATCTGCTGAAATTTCTACTACATAACTTTTTCTGCCCTGGATAAGATAAAATAATGCTATGAATAAGACCAAGGAACAAAATTTTATGTAGTGTTATGTTGTAACATGtttaataaattaatgtttACTAAATTCTTCTTGAAGGTTTAAGTGAAAGATTGTTGCCAGTTTCTGTGGATTTTTACACCTCCCCATAAAGCTCTTGCAGTGTGGATTTAGCAGAAGGGTTCATTGTGTTTTTAATTCAAAttgtgtctttaaaaaaaaaaaagaaaacatgctgGTTTTCTGAAGCAGACATATTTTGTTGGGATGCATCAGTACTGAGGAAGTTTAGCAGGAGTGCTCTGAAGTCCAGCAAGGGCTTACCAGCTCTGTTCCTTCTGTGCTACGGCTGCCCTCTAACTCAGGTGACAGACAAACTCTTCCCTACCACGTGTCCTCGTTTCCATGAGGAAGGAGCACTGGAAGAAGTCACAACATGATCTCTTCAAACCCTGGCTGGACACCTAGGGCACCAAAAATGTCTGTGGAGCATAGAAAACCCTTATACACCATCTTCCTGTAGTCACAGTTTCAGAGTGACAGCAAGACAGAGAGGGAAGGAATAACAGTATAATCTACTGATTTCAACAGACAACTGCTGTGCTGACACAGGTTCCCTTTGCAAAATGCCCaaagagaattttaattttggatGTGTAAAAAGAAATCAGGCTTTCCCCCTAATTTCAAAATATGCTAAGTAGATCTCTTGCTCTCTGGGGTTTTTCTCCTGCTCACAAAGAAACCAGTTGTTGTCAGTctgagtgccagcagcagtAAAGATGCAAACAGAAGTTTTCCTCCCAGATCGTTGATCTCTAGTCCCCAAACTCATCTTAGCATGCCACTGATTTCACAGGGCTGTGTGCGCTTATTGGCATTTAtcttcctgctttgttttaacAGCTGTTCCTGTTCTCAGAGATTGGCTCACCCTCCCTTATGTTGGTTGGTCAATCCCAGTGCAGCACATGGCTGTAACTTTCAGGGAAATGGAAATTCCTGGAAATCCCATTGTGGAAAACAGAATTAAGTAATACAGCCCTTTTCAAAATCTTCACCTCATATTTGAAGTGTATTTCTAAACTAAATGCGTGATAGCACCAGGGTGGCTTCCACCTGTTTTCAAAGCTGAGATTTAGTTAATCTGAAGGTACCTGCTGGAGGTTTTCTAGCTGTCAGCTCCAAACGTTGGATCACTTTCACCTCCTGCATCTACCAGTCAAGCAAACGAGGTCCCCGTTCTGTAATGCTGGTCTGGACATGGCACATTCCTGACTGCGCTCAGCTACACCTGTGGGAGCTCTGTGTGGCCTTGCCCAGGTCTCCTGTAGTTTCACTGGAATGCTTGAGGCTGGAGGCTAGGCTGCTCAAGGCAATAGAAACTGCAGTTTTGTGGCAGGATCCAAGGTAGATTCAAATATTTACTGTAAGAGTCAAATGATTGCAGTTAGCATTTAGCTGAGTTAGAGGCACCAGAAAACCTGTGCTAATTTAACATGCTTAACATCTTATACTTAACATAATTTTTTCACTTAAAGCTGTTGCTTAAATAAATCATAATTTAGGAAAGTTAATAGGCTGGATATTTCTATTTCTCCATATATTTGAATGGAAATTTTCAAGAGCACAAAAGTTAGGCAGGCAACCATCATCCTCTAAAGGCAATTGTTTTCTCTGGAAATGTTCCTTCAATTAGATGAGATACTTATTTTAAGGTTTATTCATGGATAAGAGCTTATATCCCACAATATTAATACCTATTAAGTTATCTCTGACTGGCTGGTCCTTGTACAGTCCAGTCAGTTTAATCCTTGCAACAGGGCAATTAACCTTTATAGCTGTAAACAATTTACAGTCTTGGATGACCTTTCTCtatgttaaaaaagaaaaaaaacaaccaaaaaacccacaaaaaaaaaaatctccgaAACAAAACCCCCCTGAACCCCATGATGAAAACATACAGGGAGGAAGCACATTGTGTAAATTTGTAAGTACAACCTTTCTGCCCTCATAAGACTGGAGAAATATCAAGACTGCACAGAGTAAGTCAGTGAAGGGTTTTAAGCATCCACACAGATGTAAATAGTTAATATGAGTAGCCGTTACTGCACGACCAGCAAGGCTTTAGGAAAGCACTGAGCTGTGTTGTTACAACCTAAGAAATAATACCCTCACATCAATACCGACTGAGATAACATGCGAGACAAAATCTGAAACCACTCAAGTGTTGCATTCACTACACAAGCTAAGGATAAAAAGCTGCTGATTGTCATGTTCTTGTTCCTAATGTGCAACAGCAAAAACTAGTGTAAAAATCTGGAAGAATTCAACAGATTGAAATTACTTCAGAAGTCAAAAAAAAAGCCCGATTTTTGTACACATTAATGGTCTGCCTATTTCTCTGAATCACCAAAAGAACTACAACATTATGCCAGAAAATAAGAATACAACTTCCCAAATTATACCGAACCCAACGAATAAGATTGTATGTCCAGCTCCAAGGAAATGCTATGGAACATAATGGGCTATTCGCTGGCCAGAACAGAAAACTTGAAACGCCTg
This sequence is a window from Melospiza georgiana isolate bMelGeo1 chromosome 5, bMelGeo1.pri, whole genome shotgun sequence. Protein-coding genes within it:
- the NPY5R gene encoding neuropeptide Y receptor type 5, giving the protein MDLEFKDRTNSTHTKNTSAATKNFSAWEDYKSSVDDMQYFLIGLYTLISLAGFVGNLLILMALLKCKQKTVINILIGNLAFSDILVVLFCSPFTLTSVLLDQWMFGTVMCHVMPFLQCASVLVSTLMLISIAAVRYRMIKYPLSSNLTAKQGYFLIVIVWAFGFTICSPLPVFHKTVDLSKTLNLEGLENRLLCIESWPSDSYRIAFTIVLLFMQYILPLACLTASHTSVCRSIGARLSNKENKFEEKEMINLTLHPSKSAGTQVQPSRYSRWSCAFGRRHHRRYSRKTSSVMPAISRHHQDTHSRDHPETSDTEKSQLFSSSKFIPGIPICFEMKPEENTEIQNMITVSQSIIRIKTRSRRVFCRLTVLILVFGFSWMPLHLFHIVTDFNATLISNRHFKLVYCICHLLGMMSCCLNPILYGFLNNSIKADLMSLIPCCQIP